CATCGTTCCATAGTTATTTCTAAACCATCTAAATCAAGTTGGATCTCATCCTTATTTCTACAATCTGTTGTTTTAAACAGATTATATATTTTTTCTTTGATTAATACAATTAAAGAAAAAATATAATCAAACACCTCCTTTACTTATAACTTATTCGTATTATTTATTAAAAGTGCAATATTAAGATATTAATAAATAAATTGTGAATAATTTATAAAAATAAAGAACAGTTAGAGGAAGTAAAAAAACCTCTAACTGTGTTAAATTAATTATTTATCTTTTAGTCTGCATCAAAGAATCCAAACACTCCTCCTTGACAAAGGCAATTAATTAAGAAAACCACCAAAATCAATTCAATATAACAACTACAACCACAAAAATCTTTATCATAATCAGACATCTTTTTTAGCCTCCTTTCTCTTTGAAAATATCAATTTAGAATTAATAAGTTACTTTTATACTAAAATTACATAATATAATTCGTTACTTTTTATGTTTACTTATGCTCAGGTAATTAATATTGAAAAATATTTTATTCTAATTATCTAATTTTCATTTAATAATCATATCTGAAGATATCATCACCAACTTGTTGTAAGATTAAGATAACAATTAAGATCACAACAGGATCAGCATTAAAGTAATCATATCCCATTGAAAATACCTCCTTTCTTTTATCTTGAGATTAAGATAAGTTAAGTTCACTTTACTTCAAATGAATATTTCTCATAATATAATATGTCTGTAAAACTGGAAATGTGAAGGAAATTTTTGAAGTTTAAGATAAAAGACGACTTTAAATTTTTTATTAAAGTGATTAAAAATAATAATGAATGTAAAAAAACAAATAAGTATTTCAAAAAATTACTAAAATATAGTTTTATTTGATTAAATTTACACTCCAAAAGTTCTTCTTTAATTATTGTTTCTGCTTTTTAACCATCTCTAATTTTAATCAATAATATAGTATGTAAGTTTTAATTTAATAGTGCAAGTTAATTATTTATAATAAAATATAAAAGATTAGGGCTAATTCTAACCCTAATCTTAAAGAATTCAAACTATGTATTTATAATTGAGATGAATCAATATCATTTTGATTAATTAACTTTGAAATTAATTCTTTCATTTTATTTTGATTTATTTCGGATTCACGATCTGCATTATCTAATTCATTTACAATTTCGCTCATTACTTCTCGATTATTATCCGATAAAAAACCTTCAAACTGATTAATTAAAGTTTTAATATCCTCTAACGATCTTTCATCTGTCATTACCTTTTACCTCCTCATTATGATAATTTAAAATTAAAGTAGAATTAACCGAAAAGATCCGTTCCGACTGTAATTTTTTGTAGTATTAAAATTACAATTAAAATCACAATTAATCGTGATCCACCACTCATTTTAGATAGTTGACAGTAAGTGATAGATTTCTTTTGTTGTGGTTTAGTTTCAGGAGGCTTATTATTGGATGTTTCTGGAGCTTTATTTTGTAATTGATCTTGATTATTATTTTTTTGATTAGAGGTAGTATTTTTATTTTTCGATTCTGAAATGGAATTTACTTCATGCCATTCTTCCATTTCAGTTGAATCTGCCATTTTTTCCCTCCTTTATGTACATGACTTGAGCCAATTTTAATTCATAATATATTATGTTATTGCTATTAAAAGTGTGAAATATTTTATGATTTTATTTATTTTAGTTATTAGTAAAAAATCTTTGTAATAAAATATGAAGTATAATTATAAGTGATAGTTTATCTAATGAGGTTTTATTCAATAATTCTCGGTTTAAATCAGGTTTATTTTGGTTATTAAGTTTTTCTTTAGAAGTCTGGATTTGTGATTTGAAGTCAGAAATACTAATGTCAGATTTCAACTCTTCGGTATTTTCAATTAATTTATCTAAATTATTAGCCATTTTTTGTGTTTGAACGGCAACTTGTTTTAAACTAGACTTTAAATTAGAACAGTGATCTTTAATAGAATCTATTTGAAAACTTTCTTTTTTAAATTCATTATTATGTTGTAGTTGATCATCTCTATTTGTTCTTGAATTTTTTGATTTATTTATAGGAGGATTCTTAATTTTTTCTTCACCTATTGAAGTTTTTTCCTTTAATTGTTTTTCTTTCATTTTTGCTGTTGTTATATTTTTTTCTTTATTTTCCTCATAACATATTTCCTGCTCTGAACTATTTAGTTTTGAATTAATTTTAGATTCTCTTTTAGCTTCTATTTTTTCGTGTGATAAATTATTTTTTTTCTGCTTATCAATATTTCTAATTTGATCTTGTAAACCTGAAGTGTTTATAGGAGAATGATTTTTAATTTTATTTTTTTGTTTAAAATGTGGTCCTTTAATTCTTACTTTTGACTCCGTCTTCTTCTTTTTAAATCGATCTAATGTCATATTTTTATACCTCCTTAGTAAAATATTATGTTTGTGTTTTTTTGATATACTTTGCAACAAAATTAATTCCCACTTTAGGAATGATTAACATATTATATATTAGATTCTATTCTAAGGAGGTGTGTAAATAAATGTATTTGGCTAATTCTATAGAAATTTTAATCACAATTCTTATTTTACAAAAGATAACTATCAAAAGTAATAAATTTAATTTTGAAAATTATTTTGAACAAGAAAAGAGTTTTCGAGACAGTTCAGCTAATCCAACAAATCAAAAATCGAAAAATGAATCTTCACATCATATAATAGTCTATGATCGTCGCTTAAATGAAGATGAATTAAAAGAAAAGGTAGAATTACAAAGAGAAAATGGGCAAGTTAGAAAAAAATTACCTTTAATTAATGGAGTTGCTTGTCAGTTAGAAGATGAAGATCATAGAGCTGAAGTTGAGTCTATTCGAGGAGTAAAGAGAATAGATGAGGATTTAACTTTAGAAATTAAGTTACCAGATTCTAAATTTAAATCTAATCAATCATCAGGAGATATTGTTCCGTGGGGTATAAAAGTAATTAATACTTTAGATGCTTGGTCTAATCTAAAAGTGAATGTTGGTATTATTGATACTGGAATTGATTTAAACCATTTTGATTTATTACCTATAAATTCAGGCTATAATGCTATTGAACCTACAAAACAACCTGATGATCAAAATGGACATGGTACTCATGTTGCAGGTACAATAGCTGCCCGAAAGAATGGGAAAGGTGTAGTAGGAGTAGCACCTAATATTGAATTATATTCAATCAAAGCATTTAATAAAGATGGTTCTGCTAAGATGTCTTCTTTAATTGAAGCTTTACAATGGGCTATTGAAAATAATATTCAGATTTTAAATATGAGCTTCGGAGTTGATAAAGAGAATGAAACTTTAAGAGAAGCAATTTCTAAAACCTATGAAGCTGGAATTACGATGGTAGCAGCTTCTGGTAATGATGGTATTGCTACAATTAATTTCCCAGCTCGTTATTCAGAGGTAATTGCTGTTGGAGCAATAAATAAAGATAAAAATCTTGCTGATTTTAGTAATTATGGTAGTAATTTAGATGTTGTTGCTCCTGGAGTTAATATTGAATCTACCTGGAAAAATGGACAATTTAATAAACTTAATGGAACTTCAATGTCTACTCCACATGTATCAGGCATCGCTGCTTTAATACTTAGCAGATTTAAAAATATGACTCCATCTAAAGTTAAGCAAGCTATAAAAAAAGGAGCTACTCCTTTAGAATCTATTGATTCAAATAAACAAGGAGCAGGTTTAGTTAATACAGCTAAAACAATAGAATTATTAAAAATATAAAATTCTTTAGCGGTAAGGTTTAATTAAACCTTACCGCTATCTATTTTGAAATGTATTTATTTAATTTTATTTTTATTATATAAAGTCATTCTGATAATTTTTTAGATAATACTTCTGCTAATAAATCACTGAGTTCTGATTTATTAATTTTATTGGAATTGATGTTTCCTTTTTGTTCTTGTTCATAAGAATCATCATCAAATTGTTGATTATTTGAATCTTGTTGAAAATCATTTTGGTTATGTGTAGTTTGATTATTAGAACCTGATGTTAAATTGGATAAATCTAAATTGGATGCAGATAATATAGCTTCTAAATCTAAGTCACCGTCAGATTGGGCTTGTATTTTACTTAGTTTTTTAATAAGTGGTCCCATCTGTTCAATTGTATTTACTAAATTAATTATTTGGTCTATGTTGTCAGCAAAAGTACGTAAATCAGATATAACTCTTTTTAAGCTAGATTTCATTGTAGTTACTAGATTAATATTATTAGAAGAGAAGTCAGTAGAAGAGTTTTGTTTTGATAGATGATTCTGATTTTTCACTTTAGTTTTTTGAACTTTATTTTTCTTTTGGGAAGATAATTTTTCTTGTTTTTTTTGTTGGGATGATTTAGTATTGGATTTTTCTTCTTTATCAGCCGATGAATCTGGTCGTCGATTTCGTCTCCGTTTAACCATATTTTCCCTCCTTGTTGGTTAAGATTAGTTATTCTATATTATTAGCATATGCAGTTGCTTTTCAGGATGTTATTATATCTTATTAATATTTCTATTTATTGTATTAAAATTTATATTATTTTTGCCGAATTAAAATTTTATTTCTAAGCATTGTTATATCTTTTTAAGTTTTAATTTTTTTAATAATATATAAAAATCCTCCCTGATTTTTATCAGACAGGATATTACTAAAATAAAGTTGTTTAATTTTTCTTTATTATTTAAATTAAGTTGCCTATTTTTTAGTATGATTTATCTATATTATATGATAAATGTTACTTAAATTCAAATAATATTATAAATCTAAATTTATCATCTTTGTTTTGATAGGATTCATGGCAATCATGTAACAATAGTTATATAATGTTACATGAAAAATCACTTTCTATTTTCAAAAATTTGTTTCTTTCTCTGATCTTCCTTTATTCTTTCATATTTTTTATCTTTGAAAATTTTTCTTAAATTTTCCTCAAGAATATCTAATTCCTGATTGACTATATTCCAAACTAATATAATATCCACCCCTGAATAATCATGAATCAATTTATTTCTAGTTCCTATGATTTCTCCCCAAGGAATATTATCATATTCATTTCTTAAGTCTTTACTAACTTTATTAGCTGCTTCGCCTACAATTTCCAGCTTTCTTATGACAGCACTTTGTGCCATCTCATTTTTTAAAAAATTCTCTAAATCCATTCCTTTAGTAAATTCTTTAATTTTTATAATAGCATTTAGAATATCATTTAAATATAATTGATTATTTTTTTTCATTTTTTCACTCCTTATTAAGAATATAGCAACCTTAGATCTTGCTTTATATTATCAATTATACAAGAATTAATTGAATTCTCAGTTAACAAATCAACCTTTCTACCAAATAATTTAGTCAGCCTTTTTTCTAATCTAACTAAATCAAACAGAGACTTATCTGAATTTTTGTACTTAATGATAATATCAATATCACTATTATCTTTTTCTTCACCTCTAGCAACTGAACCAAAGACTCCCATCAACTCAATATCTTCTTTTTCACAAATATCTTTAATCTTTTCATGGTGAATATCTAAATCCACTATCTTCACCTCACTTTTTAAATTTAATTAATACAATTCTTTCAACTTCTCCAAATCAGCCAATATTACTTTTTCACTTTCATATTTATTGAATAATTGATCTAAAAGTTCTTGAAATTCATTTTTTCTCAATTTTATGATTAAAAATCACTGTTGAAAGGTAGTTTCTGTTTTTAGTTGAAAAACTTTTCTTCATTTTCCGGTCTTAATTCTACTATGTTTAATTTAATCCAGTTTATTAATTCATCTTTATATAATTCATTACTTGCTATTGCTAACATTACTTTTTCGGCTATATCAATATTTAATTTTTCTTTAAATTTATATCCATTTTTTGCTAAAAACATCTCCATAGCAGTAAAACTTGTTCGTTTATTACCATCGTAAAAAGGATGATTTTTACATAAGTGAAAACCATAATTAGCTGCTATTTCTATTAAACCAGCATTATTATAAAAATATACATTTTTAGCTTGAGCTATTGCTGATTCTAATAAATTTTTACTTCGAATTTCTTTTTTTCCTCCATATTTTAAAATTACTACATGATGAATTTCCTTAACTTCATTAATTTCTAAAAAATTGATTGTCATGTTTTTCTAAAACCTCCTAGTACAATTACTCCGAAAGTCTTTGCAATAACTCGGAACGATCTTCTGTTATTTTTTCTAACGCTTCGTCAAAATTAAATGTAACTTCTCGATTCTCTTTATTATAACGATTAATAAATTTTCTTAATTCAACACTAGCATTTGTGTCGTTTTCTTGACAATTCTTTTTGAAAATTTCCCACTCGTCAATATCAACTTTAAAATTTCTTTGTTTTTTCATTTTATTTTCCTCCTTTTTATTTTTAAATATTTTTTTATCTAATGTTTTTTAATTTACTTACTTTATACTTGCATTATATATATATATAATATTCATGTCAAGTGTATATAATTCGTAAATTTTATTATGGTTATAAGTGACCAA
The window above is part of the Sporohalobacter salinus genome. Proteins encoded here:
- a CDS encoding S8 family peptidase, giving the protein MYLANSIEILITILILQKITIKSNKFNFENYFEQEKSFRDSSANPTNQKSKNESSHHIIVYDRRLNEDELKEKVELQRENGQVRKKLPLINGVACQLEDEDHRAEVESIRGVKRIDEDLTLEIKLPDSKFKSNQSSGDIVPWGIKVINTLDAWSNLKVNVGIIDTGIDLNHFDLLPINSGYNAIEPTKQPDDQNGHGTHVAGTIAARKNGKGVVGVAPNIELYSIKAFNKDGSAKMSSLIEALQWAIENNIQILNMSFGVDKENETLREAISKTYEAGITMVAASGNDGIATINFPARYSEVIAVGAINKDKNLADFSNYGSNLDVVAPGVNIESTWKNGQFNKLNGTSMSTPHVSGIAALILSRFKNMTPSKVKQAIKKGATPLESIDSNKQGAGLVNTAKTIELLKI
- a CDS encoding type II toxin-antitoxin system death-on-curing family toxin encodes the protein MTINFLEINEVKEIHHVVILKYGGKKEIRSKNLLESAIAQAKNVYFYNNAGLIEIAANYGFHLCKNHPFYDGNKRTSFTAMEMFLAKNGYKFKEKLNIDIAEKVMLAIASNELYKDELINWIKLNIVELRPENEEKFFN
- a CDS encoding nucleotidyltransferase domain-containing protein, which encodes MDLDIHHEKIKDICEKEDIELMGVFGSVARGEEKDNSDIDIIIKYKNSDKSLFDLVRLEKRLTKLFGRKVDLLTENSINSCIIDNIKQDLRLLYS
- a CDS encoding DUF86 domain-containing protein, with product MKKNNQLYLNDILNAIIKIKEFTKGMDLENFLKNEMAQSAVIRKLEIVGEAANKVSKDLRNEYDNIPWGEIIGTRNKLIHDYSGVDIILVWNIVNQELDILEENLRKIFKDKKYERIKEDQRKKQIFENRK